The proteins below are encoded in one region of Apium graveolens cultivar Ventura chromosome 4, ASM990537v1, whole genome shotgun sequence:
- the LOC141717276 gene encoding uncharacterized protein LOC141717276, protein MSLTVYFFIYFLLHKMSLTVVGLPRLIEVRSQCDNTLLRYVKEEGEVKGFVQFRGEQVGSADAKFEVHSSESGNGLVHIRSCYNNKYLVLDKNNWIAAKAEKPEEDQSKRSCTLFRPTSVDGDPKKMRITHVHLGNYLCLWRTAAPYNGCVMARYSNPDASSCDVFNVIDWQSLVFLPKYVTFKGDNNKFLQAYWYENHEYLQFSEAKVEDNPMRVGNEIVQTSNGNICIRNLYWNKYWRLSPNWIWSDSTTSTSYGTVFQPVKISNDSIALRNVANNLFCTRHTTEGKESCLNADSGTINSWAKLKVFELVISKKVENVNFRIMDARIYGESIVLMDSSSNTNQGNAIQEQTFDLSYKVKTSSTWSSTVSLKASIETSFSVGLPSIVEGEVKVGFEVAGEYMWGKTKEVEEDRSFTYKVMIPPKTKVTVRVMATRGTCDVPFSYTQRDVLYTGETVTTQMDDGVYTGVNSYSYYTDVKEESLIKDHNIEAAGFKKVAKVSPSGEIIPL, encoded by the coding sequence ATGAGTCTAACAGTTTACTTCTTTATTTATTTTCTGCTACATAAAATGAGTCTAACAGTTGTAGGGTTGCCAAGGCTTATTGAGGTCAGGTCACAATGTGACAATACATTATTGCGATATGTAAAGGAAGAGGGGGAGGTGAAGGGGTTTGTCCAGTTTCGTGGTGAACAGGTAGGGAGCGCAGATGCAAAGTTCGAAGTCCATAGCTCGGAAAGTGGGAATGGACTGGTTCACATAAGAAGCTGTTACAACAACAAGTACCTGGTTTTGGACAAAAACAACTGGATTGCTGCCAAGGCTGAAAAGCCAGAGGAAGACCAATCCAAGCGTTCGTGTACACTGTTCAGGCCTACTTCTGTGGACGGGGATCCTAAAAAAATGCGAATTACTCATGTTCATCTTGGAAATTATCTGTGCTTGTGGCGAACAGCTGCACCCTATAATGGATGTGTAATGGCAAGGTACTCGAATCCAGATGCTTCGTCCTGTGACGTGTTTAATGTCATTGATTGGCAGTCACTGGTGTTTCTTCCCAAATATGTTACCTTTAAGGGTGATAACAATAAATTTCTCCAAGCCTACTGGTATGAAAATCATGAATATCTTCAGTTTTCGGAAGCTAAGGTAGAAGATAATCCAATGAGGGTGGGGAATGAGATTGTGCAGACTTCCAATGGTAACATTTGCATCCGTAACTTGTACTGGAATAAATACTGGAGGTTAAGCCCAAACTGGATTTGGTCCGATTCAACAACTTCCACAAGTTATGGTACAGTTTTTCAGCCAGTTAAAATCAGCAACGACTCAATCGCTCTTAGAAACGTAGCAAACAATTTATTCTGCACGAGGCATACCACCGAAGGCAAAGAAAGCTGTCTTAATGCCGATTCTGGTACAATCAATAGCTGGGCCAAATTAAAGGTATTTGAGCTTGTCATTTCAAAGAAGGTTGAAAATGTCAACTTCCGGATCATGGATGCAAGGATCTACGGTGAGTCTATCGTCTTGATGGATAGTTCATCTAACACTAATCAAGGCAATGCAATTCAGGAGCAGACATTTGATCTCTCATATAAAGTAAAGACGTCAAGTACTTGGAGCTCGACGGTCTCACTGAAGGCGAGTATTGAAACATCTTTTAGTGTAGGCCTTCCATCAATCGTGGAAGGCGAAGTTAAAGTAGGGTTTGAGGTTGCTGGAGAGTACATGTGGGGAAAAACTAAGGAAGTAGAAGAAGATAGATCCTTTACCTACAAGGTTATGATACCACCAAAGACAAAGGTAACTGTGCGAGTTATGGCAACCCGTGGTACTTGTGATGTTCCTTTTTCTTATACTCAGCGTGATGTCCTTTATACCGGGGAAACAGTTACCACTCAAATGGACGACGGGGTTTACACTGGCGTCAATAGCTATTCTTACTACACGGATGTCAAAGAGGAATCACTGATTAAGGATCATAATATCGAAGCTGCAGGATTTAAGAAGGTTGCTAAAGTGTCACCGTCTGGTGAGATTATTCCTCTCTAA